A window of Chryseobacterium aquaeductus genomic DNA:
TTCTGCGGTTTTTTCTTTTCATTTAAAAATTTTCCTGAGTAATAAAGCTGAGAATTTTGCGCAAAAAACAATTTAATCACAAAAAACAAAAGCAATACATAAATTTTCTTCATCTGTAATAATATTTCTAAAAATAGAGAAAAAAAAGAAATCTCCGAAGAAATTTCTTTTTAATGGAAGTAATTAATTTTTTATGATTTTAAAGGTTTCCCATTGATCACCAAATCTCAATCTGAGAAGATAAATGCTTTGCGGATAAGCAGTAATATCAATTGACTTATTATCCTTCAAATTTTCCTTTCTCAAAATAATTTTTCCTGCAAGATCATAGACGAAAAGTTCGTCAATAGTTTTTTTAGTTTTAATACCAATCAGTCCTTTTGTAGGGTTTGGAAAAATAATGACTTTAGAATCAGTCTGATTATCAAGTTCTGTTTCCATTTTTTTATTAAGATGATCATTGGAAATTCCATCATTACATTCCGGAAGCGTCGCTCGTTGAAGAATCAGTCTTAATAAAAGGTCATTGAGTTTTTCAACTTCATAGGAGTCGATCGTCGGTTTAATATGATTATTTCCGATTCCGCTGTCATTGGTAAGGAAAGTATAGGTTCCGTTCGTCAATAAAGCAAATGTTCGCATTAAATATTCCGTTTGTTTATCGGTATCACTTGCCGCCAAAGGTATAATTGTAATTCCTTTTTTTGCTGCCAGTTTTACTTTTTCATATAACTTTCGGATACTTTCTTCAGATTGGTGTGGTGGTGCATCTAAGATCAAAAACATAATTTTGGTTGAGTTTTCGCTACTCCATTGCAATTCATCAATCGAAACCTGCATAGCTTCTACTACCGCTTCAGGAGTATCTCCGCCACCGCCAGCATTTTGTTTTTTAATGAAATCAATCAAATTTTCTGCTTTATCAGAAAAATCAAATTTTCTTGTGACATAATCATCACCATGATCTCTGTAAAAAACAGATCCGTATCGAACGTTGGTGTTTTTCAGTCTGGTTTCAACATTTTTTAAGACATCCAAAAGCTCTGACTGAAGATAAGAAATTTCGTCCCCCATAGAACCAGTTGCATCTACCACAAAAGCGATATCTAAAGTTCTTTTAGTAAGACAGCTTTCATTCAAAATAATAAGATTTTGCCCATTTTTGAAATCTCTGATATTTGAGCTTATAATTTGTCCCAAACCATCTGATAAATAAAATTTCTCAGAAGTTGAAATTTCATCTTTCATCGGATTGATCCATAATTCTGCATTCCCAAAATTATTTGAAACAGCTTCCCAAATCACTTCCTTTTTTTCATTTAGTAATTTTATTTGTTTGCCAATTACTGGTTTTTTATTTTGATTTACCAATTGTACAGAAACCCTTCTTTCCGGAAAAAGCTTCCATATGTTTTTATACTCGTCAAGGGTTTGAACTGCGATATCATTCCAATAATTCCATTTTGAAAAATCATTGACTTCACCCGCCGTTAATAATCCTGCTTTCGGAAGTTTTTTCTCTTCTTCTTTTGGTTTAATGATTAATTCTTCATTTTTTTCTGATCCTATTTCTTTTATTTTTTGTTTTTCTGATTCCGATAATCCTTTTGTTGTGACCAAAATAACGCCGTTTGCAGCTTTACTTCCATAAAGCGATGTTGCCTCAAAATCTTTAAGTATTTTTACTTCTTTAATTTTTTTAGGATCTATGGCAGTTAATAATTTACTGTTTTTTCCTGCTACAATTCCATCAACAACAAATAATGGCGCTGAATCTGTACCCAATGAACTTACTCCTCTTATAACAATTTCGGATGTACTTGGAGCACCAAAACCAGAATTTACTTTTAATCCTGAAACAGTACCTCGTAAAGAATTTATTGCGTCAGACTTAGAATTACTGGCTATAAGATGTCCGCTTACCGATGAGGATGAAATTTTAGCTCTAGTAGCTGTTTTACTATAACCTAATACAACAACTTCTTCAATATCTTTAACATTCATCGTATCACTCAAATCTCCCTCTATGTAAGGTAAATTATCTGAGATGATAATGTTATTTTCAATTGTTGAATAATGATTAGGGATTATTGGATGACTATTTTTTGCAAAATCTGTTTTTCTAATTTTTGAAATCGTCTTTGTCTTGATTTCCTTCTCAATATTAGATTTCACAATACTGTCAATCTCCTGAACATTATTCACTTTTGGTGCGACCGTATTTTGAGTAATCTGAGGTTTAGAAATATCTACAACTTCTTTTTTATTAATAAAATAAAACGCTCCCAGACCAATAATCAAACTCGCCGCAATTCCATATGGAAACCAAATAGGAATAACTCTTTTCTTTTCTTCTTTTTTATCTAATTTCTCTTCAACTTTTGTCCAAACTTTCTCAAAACCCGGAAAAGTCGCAGGTTCTTCTAAAGACTGAGAAGCGTCATTGAATTTTTTATCTATATCGTGATTGTTTTCCATTGTGTAAAAGTTTAAATGTTGTGATTAACCAGAAGTTCCTGCAATTTTTTTCTCGCAAAATTGAGTTGAGATTTTGAAGTTCCTTCGCTGATGGAAAGCATTGTGGCAATCTCTTTGTGCGGATAACCTTCAATCGCAAAGAGGTTGAAAATCGCTCTACAGCCTTCCGGAAGAAAATTGAGCAGCTTCAGAATGTCTTTTTCAAAAGAAATACTGTCCGTTGGTGAACCCGTCGATTCTACAAAATCATCTTCCAAAGAAATATCGAGTGCTTTCATACTTCTCAGCTTCTGCAAACACTCATTCACGGCAATTTTTCTTGCCCAGGCTTCAAAAATATCATGGTTTTGCAGTTGATTCAGCTTTGTGAAAATTTTGTAAAAAGTATCTGCCAATACTTCCTCTATATCTTCATCATTCTTCAGATAACGTTTGCAGACTGTGTACAGCCTGCCCGCCATTTTCTCGTAAACTTTCCGCTGTGCATTGCGATCGTTCCGTTGGCATTCTAACAGTAATTCTTTTTCCATAGTCAGGCTTTATACTCTTATAGATGCAGGAAATTTCAGAAAGGTTGGAAACATTGTAAACTTTTTCTAAAAATAAGCAAATACTGAAATGATTAGATACAAAACTTGTACTTAATCTTGATTGCAAATGATTCAATAAACATTGAACGATTTGTAAAAGATCAAACCGGAAAAGAATATTATATGGTGAAAAATTCTTGGGGTGTAACCAACGATTTTGATGGTTATTTGTATGTGACAAAACCTTATGTTGAGTACAAATCAACTGCAATTTTGGTTCACAAAAATGCGATTCCGAAAAACATCAGAAAACAATTAAAACCAAGCAAAAGTATTGGTTTATAGGAAATCATTATTGTCGTTCATCTGACAATTTTAGATATTTTTAAACTTGTTAATACACTGCTTTGAGATTTTTTCTTGAGGCGGTTTTTGTTTTTGTAATTATCTGCATATTATATTTACTTTTTAATATTTTTTAATTTTATCTCAACACTCTCACGATATTTTCCATCAAGATAACTTACAAAACCATTCTGAATTACTGCTTTTGAACCAGCTTGCGGAATTGAATCTTTATATTTAAAATACACTGTATCATTTTTTATATTAAAATTTCCCGAATAAACATCTTCATCTCTCATAGCACCTCTTGATATGAAATCAAAAGTATAATCATCATACATTTTAAGATATATCCAACCTAAAGGAGCTTCGCGATCAGCTAGTAATATGGGCTTTTTATCTTCTTTACAACTTATAACTAATAAAAGAATTAAATATATGAAACTAATTTTCATGATTTTTCTTTTTTACAAATACTGACAGAAGAAAAAATGTTAACAAAAACATGATAATCTGAATTAAAAAAACAGGTATTAAAGAATCGGCTTCAGCATACCTGTAAATAAAACTAATAAATGTAACAGGAAATGTAAACAATAATACTTTGAAAGACCATTCGCCATATAAAAGATCATCTCCATAAATAGAACAAACCGCTAAAGTTCCTAATCCTACATATATTGCAGAAATAATTAAGGCAACTTTTCTAGTTTTTAAAAATGATTTTAATTCTTCCATATTTAATTTAAATTTACAAATTTTATAGTAGCGAAATAAATTAAAAAAACCGCTCCCAAAAAGAAAGCGGTTTCAAATTTATATAAAAATCCAAATTAAAATATCGCAGGATATTTCTGAGGATTTGTTTCATTAAATAAAGCATAAATTCTTTCTACCATATCATCTGAAGATGGTTTAGAGAAATAATCGCCATCACTTGCATACGCAGGTCTGTGATCGTTTGCAGCTATCGTCAAAGGATCAGAATCTAGATATCTGAACGCTTTTTGTTTCTCTAAAATCTGTTGCAAAATAAATGCTGAAGTTCCACCTTCCACATCTTCGTCGATTACGACCAATCTGTTGGTTCTCTTCACAGATTCAGCAATTTCATGCGTTAAATCGAAAGGAATTAATGACTGAACATCAATAACTTCCGCAGAGATTCCTAGTTTTTCTAATTCTTCTGCCGCTTCCATTACAATTCTCCAGGTTGAACCGTAAGTCACCAAAGTAACATCCTTACCTTCTTTTGTCACCTCAATTTTCCCGACAGGAACAGTAAATTCACCTAAATTATCAGGCTGTTTTTCTTTTAATCTGTAACCGTTCAGACATTCAACAATGATTGAAGGATCGTCACTTTGAAGCATCGTGTTGTAGAATCCGGCTGCTTTAGTCAAGTTTCTTGGAACTAGCACTAAAATTCCTTTAGAAAGATTTAAAATTCCAGCCATTGGTGAACCTGAATGCCAAACTCCTTCCAATCTGTGACCTCTCGTTCTGATGATCACAGGAGCTTTCTGACCGCCTTTTGTTCTGTATTGAACAGTTGCCAAATCATCGCTCATTCCCTGTAAACAATACAAAATATAATCTAAATACTGGATTTCAGCGATTGGTCTTAAACCTCGCATCGCCATTCCGATTCCCTGACCAAGAATAGTAGCCTCACGGATTCCTGTATCAGCAACACGAATGTCACCATATTTTTCCTGCATTCCTTCCAATCCTTGGTTGACGTCACCTATATTTCCGGCATCTTCACCAAAGACCAAAGTTTGAGGATATTTTTCAAATATTTTATCGAAATTATTTCTTACCACTACTCTTCCGTCAACATCTTCAGAAGTTTCTGTATAAATAGGTTTAACTTCTTTTACGTTTTCAGCTTTCCACTGAGACTGAGAATATAAGTGTGAAGAATAATTGTCTTTTTCAACTTCAAAAACTTCGTTGTACTTGTTCATCAACTGAGTTCTTTCCGAAGAATTTGTTCCTCTTGTCGCCAACAAAGATTTTCTGATCAAGTGAAAAACATCTTTCTTAGCTTTAGAAACTAATTTATTGTATTGATTGATGTATTCTTCAATCTCAGCATGTTTTCCTTTTAAATTTTCAACTAATGGTAAAACTGAAAATGCCAATTCTGTTAGCGTTTTCTGATAATTGTCCCAAGCAGTTTTTTGTCCGGCTTTTACTTTTTTCTTTGCTTCTTCATCGATCGCATCCAGTTCTTCAACACTTGCA
This region includes:
- a CDS encoding VWA domain-containing protein, whose amino-acid sequence is MENNHDIDKKFNDASQSLEEPATFPGFEKVWTKVEEKLDKKEEKKRVIPIWFPYGIAASLIIGLGAFYFINKKEVVDISKPQITQNTVAPKVNNVQEIDSIVKSNIEKEIKTKTISKIRKTDFAKNSHPIIPNHYSTIENNIIISDNLPYIEGDLSDTMNVKDIEEVVVLGYSKTATRAKISSSSVSGHLIASNSKSDAINSLRGTVSGLKVNSGFGAPSTSEIVIRGVSSLGTDSAPLFVVDGIVAGKNSKLLTAIDPKKIKEVKILKDFEATSLYGSKAANGVILVTTKGLSESEKQKIKEIGSEKNEELIIKPKEEEKKLPKAGLLTAGEVNDFSKWNYWNDIAVQTLDEYKNIWKLFPERRVSVQLVNQNKKPVIGKQIKLLNEKKEVIWEAVSNNFGNAELWINPMKDEISTSEKFYLSDGLGQIISSNIRDFKNGQNLIILNESCLTKRTLDIAFVVDATGSMGDEISYLQSELLDVLKNVETRLKNTNVRYGSVFYRDHGDDYVTRKFDFSDKAENLIDFIKKQNAGGGGDTPEAVVEAMQVSIDELQWSSENSTKIMFLILDAPPHQSEESIRKLYEKVKLAAKKGITIIPLAASDTDKQTEYLMRTFALLTNGTYTFLTNDSGIGNNHIKPTIDSYEVEKLNDLLLRLILQRATLPECNDGISNDHLNKKMETELDNQTDSKVIIFPNPTKGLIGIKTKKTIDELFVYDLAGKIILRKENLKDNKSIDITAYPQSIYLLRLRFGDQWETFKIIKN
- a CDS encoding RNA polymerase sigma factor, which codes for MEKELLLECQRNDRNAQRKVYEKMAGRLYTVCKRYLKNDEDIEEVLADTFYKIFTKLNQLQNHDIFEAWARKIAVNECLQKLRSMKALDISLEDDFVESTGSPTDSISFEKDILKLLNFLPEGCRAIFNLFAIEGYPHKEIATMLSISEGTSKSQLNFARKKLQELLVNHNI
- a CDS encoding alpha-ketoacid dehydrogenase subunit alpha/beta — protein: MQTTYIETQQISFQDFKNQILEDYKLGRISREMSYLGRREVLTGKAKFGIFGDGKELPQLAMSKVFRNGDFRSGYYRDQTFALAADALTVESFFAQLYADTSVEREPASAGRQMNGHFATRSLNEDGSWKDLTAQKNISSDISPTAGQMPRLLGLAQASKVYKTVQFDGSENFSDKGNEIAFGTIGDASTAEGHFWETLNAACALQVPMIVSIWDDGYGISVPTMKQRAKADIAEMLIGFQRKEGENQGCEIIQVKAWDYPALLDAYAKAEHFARTESVPVVVHVIEVTQPQGHSTSGSHERYKNEDRLSWEADFDGLVKFREWILNYSIEIEGNEEIIASVEELDAIDEEAKKKVKAGQKTAWDNYQKTLTELAFSVLPLVENLKGKHAEIEEYINQYNKLVSKAKKDVFHLIRKSLLATRGTNSSERTQLMNKYNEVFEVEKDNYSSHLYSQSQWKAENVKEVKPIYTETSEDVDGRVVVRNNFDKIFEKYPQTLVFGEDAGNIGDVNQGLEGMQEKYGDIRVADTGIREATILGQGIGMAMRGLRPIAEIQYLDYILYCLQGMSDDLATVQYRTKGGQKAPVIIRTRGHRLEGVWHSGSPMAGILNLSKGILVLVPRNLTKAAGFYNTMLQSDDPSIIVECLNGYRLKEKQPDNLGEFTVPVGKIEVTKEGKDVTLVTYGSTWRIVMEAAEELEKLGISAEVIDVQSLIPFDLTHEIAESVKRTNRLVVIDEDVEGGTSAFILQQILEKQKAFRYLDSDPLTIAANDHRPAYASDGDYFSKPSSDDMVERIYALFNETNPQKYPAIF